From the Deltaproteobacteria bacterium genome, the window CTTCGGGGGCTAAAACAATTTCATATCTCATTCTGGCCATAATATAGCCAGAATATGGCCAGATGTCAATTCCTTTTCAGCTTCGAGCGTGAACCTAACGAGGTTTAGACTGCCTATTTAAATCTATTGGAGACGGCGATGGGAGCCGGGATTGTTTGTTGAGTTGGGGTATTGATAAAGGGAATATTGTATTTTGGATCAATGAGATAGCGTGGGATGAGGGGAAGTGGAGTTGCGGTGAAAAGCGGCTTGGGAGCGTAGGAAAGGCGGAAGGGGAAAGGCGGCTTGAGATTATTCCATCCAGTCCGCCGGACTGCGGACGGCTTTTCCTCCCTTGTTCAGGACGTGGGTGTAGACCATCGTTGTGTTGACGTCCCGGTGACCGAGCAGTTCCTGGATTGTCCGGATATCGTACCCGTCCTCCAGGAGATGGGTAGCGAAAGAATGCCGGAAGGTATGACAAGAGACGTGCTTCTCTATCCCTGCCCGTTCGACCGCTTCCTTGACCGCGCGTTGAAGAACTGTTTCGTACAGATGGTGGCGGTATAGAAATCCCGTTTCGGGATCCTGGTATTGCCGCTGTGCGGGAAACACCCATTGCCACCCCCACTGACGGTTTGCGTCGGGATATTTCCTTGATAACGCTTCCGGCAGTTTAACGTAGCCTCCTCCACTTTTCAAATCTCGTTCATGCCTTAGTTTGACATCCTCAAGGTGGAGTTGCAGGCGCGTTTCCACGGCGGCAGGCAGAATCGTGACGCGATCACGGTTGCCCTTTCCCGCACGAATGGTGATCTGGCGGTAGCCGAAGTCGATGTCCTTCACGCGAAGTTGCAGGCATTCAAGGAGGCGAAGCCCCGCTCCATACATAAGCATTGCGGCTACCCACTTCGGCCCAACTAGGCGCGACAGGACCTTGCGGACTTCGTCGCGGCGCATGACCACCGGAAGGCGCTTCGGTTTTTTCGCGCGGGCCATCTCGTCGAGATATTCGAGCTTCTTTCCCAGGACGGGACCGTATAGAAAGAGAAGGGCGCTTAAAGCCTGATTCTGCGTTGCCGCCGCCACATCCTTACGCGTTGCCAGGTGCGACAGAAATTTTTCCACCTCTGATCCTCCCGCTTCCAGCGGGTCGACGAGGCAGTGATGTTTCATATATCGCGCGATCCAGCCGAGGTAGGCTTCCTCCGTCCTTCGGCTGTAATGGCGCCTCCGGATCTCGGCGCGAACCCGGTCGAGAAGCGGCGGGAGGCTGCTCGACAGATTATTCGCTGTCACGATTACGCGGGAATCGCCGTTCTTTTTGTCTGGCACGATTCGCATGCCCGGATTTTCCAGCAAATTCCGTTCCAAACCCAAGAAAAAAAACCGATAGACGAAATTAAATCGTTTGCCTCGGGAGGACGGACGGTCGCGAGCGGCTACGCGATCATTATCCCCCCAGGATCGACTCGTAACGTGCGCGGAGGATCTTTTTCGGCACGCCGCCTTCGACGATGTCCCAGGGGAAATACTCTATCGCACCTCTTTCACGATGGACGATATCATTCAGAGGAACGGCAAGGCGGTCAGGGGAAAGCTTGAGTCTTCCCTTTTTGGCGTGGCGAAGCGCCTGCTCCACCCGGCGGTCCGACAGCCCCAGGAAACCCTGGAGGATGGCCGACGATGGAGCCTCCGGCTCGATGCGCAGATTGGGAATCGACCGGATACCCGAAGCGATCTTCACCTTGCGTGATTTGAGTTCCCGCTCCGTTGTCATCGGCGCCCATTGAAGCGGCGTGAACGGCTTCGGCACAAAAGGAGAAAGCACCGCGCTGATGGTGCCCATTTTTCCCACTGCCTTGGATTCTTCAAGAGCCGCATTCCTGAATGCGCGAAGAAATTCGATGGTTCCGTATGTTTCTTCTTCCTCGCTTGCGCCGGGGACTCCAGACAGGAAATAGAGTTTGAAGGAGACGATCCCCGCCCGGATGAGAGTCCTTGCGGCGTCTATAAAAACGGCGTCCTTTACTCGCTTGCCGATCCGCGCGCGTAGCCGTTCGTCGCCGCACTCGGGAGCCAGCGCGACGGTGCGATGCCCGCTGGTTTTCAGGATCTCCGCGATTTCCTCGTCCACAAGGTCGGCGCGGATCGAAGCGGGAGACACCGCGCCGCCGCGGGCGAGTATATCATGTGAAAATTCCTTGAAGTGCCGCCAGTCGAGGACGGCCGCGCCTATCATCCCGATCCTGTTTCGATGGAGCCAAACCGCCTCAACGGCAGCCTGAATGAAGGGAAGGGGCATCTCGCGGAATTCGGGACAGGCGTGTGCAGCGGCGCAGAAGGAACACATCCTGGGGCAGCCGCGGGAGGTTTCCACAAGCGCCATTCTGCCCAGTTCTGCATCCTCGGAAAGAATAACGGGGACCGGCGGATACCCGGAGAGATCGATCTTCTCTCGGATGACCTTTTCGGGAAAACCGGGAATAGGTTTGAGGGAACGCAACCTGCCCGCAGCATACGCGTCTGCTTCTTTCCCGCCGAGCATCCGCAGCCTCGGATCCCCGGCGGAATCGTAGGACTTTTCGTATTCAGGAACATATCCTGCCGGGACAAATATTCCCGGAATTGCGGCAAGCTCTTTCAGATATGCCTTGTCGCCCGGGTGATGAGATCCTATGTCGAGGATAGCCTCCACCGCCCTTTCCCCGTCGCCGATCACAACGGCGTCGGCGAAGACTCCGGCGGGCTCCGGGTTGAGGGATGCGGCGAATCCACCGGCAAGTACAAGCGGTCGTGGATAGCCGCTGCCCTCGCGGTCTCTGCGGAAGGGGGCAATTCCTCCCGCGGCGAGGATTGCGGAAACGTTCGGCAGGTCGTTCTCGAAGGACAGGGAGAAGGCTACGATGTCGAACTCTTTCAGCGGTGCGCCGCTCTCCAGAGTGGAGAGGGGAAGCATACGCCGGGAGAGGATTTTCTCTTCAGCCGCGGAAGGCAGGAAGGCCCGCTCGCACAGGGCGTCGGGCCTTTCGTTGATGCGCGCGTGGATGGACAGGAAACCCAGGTTCGACATCCCCGCGGCGTACCGGTTCGGGAAGATAAGCGCGACGCTGAGCCGTCCGCCGTGCTCCTTCCGTTTCCCCCCCACCTCCCGGGAGAGGACGGCATCGTGGAGCTTGCGGATCTCCCAGGTCATGACATTCGTTGGGGGCGGCCCGGGCCGGTCCGCGGACAAACCGCCCGTCTGTCCTACTCTCCCCGGCGACGCAGGAACGTGGGAATCTCGAATTCGTCGAGGGCCTCCACCTCGCTCTCCTTGTCGATGACCGGAAGGTCCTCGAGCCGCTCCACCCGTTCCACCCTCTCCGGCGGCTTCTGCGGCGCGGCCCGCATGAAGGTCGGTTTTTCCAGGTCTTCCTTTCCCACGAGCTTGATCATCCGGCGCGGCCCCTTCCAGATGCTTTCCGCCACTCCCGGCTCGAACCCCGTGGCGATCACCGTCACCTTCAGTTCGTCCTCGATCGTCTCGTCGATGACGGTGCCGAAGATGATGTTCGCTTCCTCGTCGGCCTCCTGCTGGATGAGGCTTGCCGCCTCGTGAACCTCGCTCATCGAGAGGGACGGGCCCGCGGTGATGTTTATCAACACGCCCCGCGCCCCGCGGATGGAGACGTCTTCGAGAAGCGGGCTGGAGATCGCCTTCTCCGCCGCGGCGACCGCGCGGTTATGGCCGGACGCGCATCCCATGCCCATCAGCGCCACGCCCATCCCCGACATGATCGTCTTTACATCCGCGAAATCCAGGTTGATGTAGCCCGGCTTCGTCACCAGCTCGGAGATGCCGCGCACTGCGTGGAAGAGCACCTCGTCCACTCTGCGGAAGGCCTCCGTGAACCGCATGTCCTTACCTGCGATGAGGAGGAGCTTCTCGTTCGGAATGACGATGATCGTGTCGACGATCGACCGCAGGTCCTTTACGCCGATCTCCGCCTGGCGCCGCCGCGTGCTGCCCTCGAAGGCGAACGGACGCGTGACAACGCCGACAGTCAGCGCCCCGGCCTCCTTCGCAACCTCCGCCACGACGGGACCCGCGCCCGTGCCGGTGCCCCCGCCCAACCCCGCCGTGATGAACACCATATCGGCGCCGTTCAAGGATTCGCGCAGGAGGTCCCGGTCCTCGAGCGCCGCCTGCCGCCCGATCTCGGGATTGGCCCCCGCACCCCGTCCCTTGGTGAGCCGCGCTCCGAGCTGGATCTTCAGGGGGGCAAGGTTCCTCGAAAGGGCCTGGGCGTCCGTGTTGGCCGCGATGAACTCCACGCCGTTCAGGCCCTCTTCGATCATCGTGTTGATGGCGTTGCCGCCGCCGCCCCCCACGCCGAACACCTTTATTACGGCATGGACGCGGTTCTCCTCGATAAGCGTGAACATGAGCCCTTCCTCCTTATCGTTCGACTTAGATATGTTTCGTGAGGATGCGCTTCAGCCAATCCAGCCAGCCGCCGGCCCCCGGTTCCTCACCTTGAGCGGCGATCATGTCTGCCATATTCGCCCCGTAGAGCGCAAGCCCTACCGCCGTCGCGTATCCGGGGCTGCTGACGACTTCCACCAGCCCCCCGATTCCGATCGGCCCTCCCCGCCGCACCGGGAGCTGAAACACTCGCTCACCCAGCTCGACGAGCCCGTCCAGCAGGCAGCCTCCGCCCGTCAGCACGATGCCGGCCCCCAATGTCTCTTCGTATCCCGAGCGAAGTATTTCCTTCCTGAGGAGGGCGAATATCTCTTCCGCGCGCGGCTCGATGATCTCGCTTAAATACTGCCGGCGGATGGGCCGCGGTTGCCGCCCGCCAACACCGGGCAGTTCCACCAGTTCGTCCCGACGCACCTTCTGGATCATTGCGCTTCCGGATGCGATTTTTAAAGCCTCCGCGTCGGCCCACGGGATCTTTAGCCCGATCGCGACGTCCGAGGTAACGTTCGATCCCCCCAATGGAAGAACGAAGGTGTGGCGAAGCGCCTCCCCGTGGAAAATGGCCATCTCGACGGTTCCCGCACCGAAATCGAGGAGGACGACTCCGACTTCCCTCTCCTCGGGCGTCAGCACCGCGTTGGCTGAAACCAATGGCCCGAGCGCGATCTCGTCGACCGAAAGATCCGCTTTCTCCACACACTTGACCAGGTTTCGGGTGCTGGGAACGTCGTCGGTAACCACGTGAACGCGGGCGTCAAGGCGAATCCCTGCCACGCCTCGAGGGTCCTTTATCCCCCCGATGTCGTCCACGCTGAACTCCTGCGTCAGTACGTGCAGGATCTCCCGGTCGTTCGGAAGCTCCACCGCCTTGGCGAGTGCAAGAACCCGCGCCACGTCTTCCTCTGTCACCTCACGCTCGTTTCTCACGGAAATCGCGGCATGGCTGTTGAACGACTTGATCAGCGGACCGGAAACCCCCACAAAGGCGGATCCGATGGAAATGCCCGTCATCTTTTCCGCCTCGCCGACGCTATTACGGATCGAGCTGACCGTTGCGTCCACGTTGACCACCGCGCCCTTGCGCATCCCCTCCGTGGGGTTTTCGCCGGCGCCCAGGATCTCCAGGCCTTCCGGCCCCTTCTTCGCCACAACCGTGGCCACCTTGCTCGATCCGATGTCCAGTCCGACGATTACCGGTGTGGAGCCCGTATCCATTTATTCCCCCGGCCGCACGAAGATGCGGCCCGCTGTTTTCAGGTCGACGATACCGTTCGCCTGCCCGAGGTTGGCAAGTTTCGGCATCGCTTCCTCTATCCGCTGCATGGCCTCGCGGACTTCCATCGTTCCGATTTTCAGTTGCAGGCCGGAGTCCCTGGTCACGAGCGTGTATCCATCCTGGGCGTCGAAGTGGATCTCGGAGACATTCTGGCGAAGGGCGCCCGATTCGGTGGCGCGCAGCAACTCGAGCGTCCGCTTCAGGTTTCGTTGGGTGACCGCGTCGTTCGCCTTGAGATCGCCCTGCGAAAAACCGGTGAGGATGGGAAAGTTCTTCCGGTCGTAGGAGCTCAGCCGCTTGAAGATCTTCCCCTGCTCGTCGACGTAATAAAGCGCATCGAGGTTGATCATGGCGACGGGATGGCGCTCTTCGATTCGCACAACGAGCCGATCGGGAAAGGCCTTTCGCACCGCCACGCTTCGCACCCACGGATGTGTCTGCAGCCGCCGGCCAATGTCCTGTGAAGAGAGCGCCCAGATGTTCCCCTGAGGCACGCCCGAAAGCATCCCGGAGACCTCCTCACGCGTTACGTAGTCGCACCGGTTCAGGTCGATCTCTCGCACGGCGAACAGGCGGGAATGGCCCAGCCAGGAATAAACGGCCGCCCCTGCCGCGGTGACGAGGACCACGGCGAGGAGCGCCGCGGCGACGGGAAGCACCTGCCGGAATGTAAACCGGGTTTCCCGGGGATTCTTCTCCTTCCCCTTCTTTCTGGCGGCGTGTTTTTTTTTCCCACGCTTGCCGAGCGATTTCTTGTGATATGCCTTGTACTCGATCATCTACTTGGACAACCCCGCGTCGTCGAGGATTTCCAGCACGAGTTCGTCGAACGACAGCCCGTCGAACTTCGCAGCCTTCGGCAGCAGGCTCGTCTCCGTCATCCCCGGTATGGTGTTCGCCTCCAGGAAGAACAGGTTGTTCGCCGGGTCCACCCGGTAATCCAGGCGGGCCGCTCCCCGCAGCGTCAAGGCTGCCGCGGCTTTGCGGGTGTATTCCGCCGCCCGCGCGAGGATGTCGCGGTCCATGGGGACCGGGATCACGTAATCGGTTTGCCCAACGGTGTACTTCGACTTATAGTCGTAGAACCCTGATCCGGACTTCGGCACGATCTCTATCGCCGGGAGGACCTTCCCGTTCAGGATCCCCACCGTGATCTCCCTGCCGGGAATGTAGGCTTCGACCAGGATCCGGCTGTCGAATTTACGCGCATCGGCGATGGCCGGACCCCACTCCTCTTTCAGCCGGACAATGCTCACGCCGACCGTGGACCCCTCCCGATCGGGCTTGACGACAAAGGGGTATCCCATGCCCGGAGGCGGCGGCCCGTCCAGCATCTCCCCTTCGTAAACGACGTCTTGCGCGACGGGTACCCCTGCAGAGGCCGCCACGCGCTTGGCCAGGACCTTGCTCATCGAAAGTGCGGAGGCGAGCACTCCGGACCCCGTGTACGGAATCCCCGCAAGCTCGAACGCTCCCTGGATGCATCCGTCCTCGCCGAAGCGGCCGTGCAGGGCGATGAACGCCACATCCACGCCCGCGGTTCTGACCGCGGCGAGCCAATCTCCTCCGATGTCGATTTCCTTGACGGCGTACCCCTGCCTGCGGAGCGCCGAGGCCGCGGCCGCGCCCGTGCGGAGCGATACCTCCCGTTCGGAGGATTCCCCCCCAAGGAACACCCCTACCGTCCTTCCCTTGTACCGGCCTTTTTCAGGCATCGAAGACACCCCACAATTTGACTTCGAGCGCCAGCTCCACACCGGCCGTGGCCCGAACGGTCTGCCGGGCCCGATCGATGAGGCGCATGGCTTCCGCCGCGGAAGCCTGCCCCGCGTTGATCATGAAGTTGGCGTGTTTCTCCGAGAAGAGCGCGTCCCCTTCCCGCGCACCCTTCATGCCCGCCTGGTCCAGCAGCCGTGCGGCCTTCTCGCCTCCCCTTGGGTTGCGGAACGTGGAGCCGAAAGTCCGCGCCCCCCACGGCTGCGTGGCCCGGCGCTTTTCGTTGTAGATACGGATGCGATCGAACGACTCGTCCGAATTGCCGAAGGCCAGCCGGAAAGCTACACGGGATATGATTCCTCTCATGGGGAAATTCGCCTCGCGATAGCCGAAATGGATGTCGCGGGAGTCGAGCCGGACGAGCCTTCCATCCATGTCCACGATTTCCACCCATTCCGCCAGTTCGCCGATGGAGCGTCCGTACGCCCCCGCGTTCATCGATATTGCGCCGCCGACCGTTCCGGGTATCCCTGCCAGCTCCTCCGCTCCGGAGAGGCCCGAGAGCGCGCAGAGCACGGAGAAGCGAGGAAGCATCGTCCCGCCTTCTGCGACGACGGCCCCTCCGGGGGAGAAGATCATCTTCCCCATGTTTTTCTTCAGGCACATCACCGTCCCACGGATCCCACCGTCGTTTACCAGCAGGTTGCTCCCGGCGCCCAGGAATCGCACCTCACGTCCGTGCTGCCGCTCCGAGCGCAGGATTTCCTGGATCTCCTGGAGGGAGCGCGGGAAAACCATCCGCTCCGCGGCGCCGCCGATGCCCACAGTCGTGAAATCCCGAAGCTTCGCGCCGAAGACTTCCTCGATTCTTCCTCCCGCAGCCCGCATCCATCTCCCTTTCGCCCGGCCGTCAGCCGGAAAGGAGGCTCTCTCCCAGTTTCCAGACATCGCCCGCTCCCATTGTGAAAAAAATGTCCCCGGGGCAGAGCCTGGGGACTATCGTTCCCTGCGCCTCCACTGCCTTCCCTGCGTATACGGCCGCCTTGTGCCCGTGCTGCCCGATCGCCTCGCAGAGCCGCTCCCCCGTAGCGCCGGGGATCGGTTCCTCCCCCGCGGCATACACGTCGAAGACGAACAACAGGTCCGCGTTGTGGAACGCCGAGAGGAAATCGCGGAAAAGGCCGTGCGTCCGCGAAAAACGGTGTGGCTGGAACCCCACGACGATCCGGCGATCCGGCCACACTTCCCGCGCCGCGGCGAGCGTGGCGCGAATCTCCTCCGGGTGGTGGCCGTAGTCGTCGACGACCGTCACGCCGTTTTTCTCCCCCTTCACCTGGAACCGGCGCACGACGCCTCCGTATTCGGCAAGGCCGTCCCGGACCTTTTCGAAGGGGATCCCCAGCTCCATCGCGACCGCCAGTGCGGCCAGTGCGTTGCTCACGTTGTGCTTCCCGGGAGCCTTGAGCGCGACTTCTCCGAGCGGCTCCCCGCGGCGGAGAACCCTGAAACGGTTGTTCATCCCCTCGGGCACGACGCCGTCGGCCCGGTAATCCGCATGGGCGGAAAAGCCGTAAGTGACGGTAGTCTTTTCCACCGACGGGATCAGCTCCTGAACGTTCGGATGGTCTATGCACAACACCGCGAAGCCGTAAAAGGGGACCTTGTTGACGAAGTGGAGGAAGTTCTCCTTGATCTGCCCGATGCCCGTGTAAAAATCCAGGTGCTCGGGGTCGATGTTCGTCACCACGGCCACCGTAGGTGACAATTTGAGGAAGGAGCCGTCGCTTTCATCGGCCTCCGCGACGAGGAACTCGCCCTGCCCCAGCTTGGCGTTCGAGCCCAGGCTGTTCAGCTTGCCACCCACGACGGCGGTGGGATCCCATCCCGCGTGGGCAAGGACCGTCGCAACCATCGACGTGGTCGTCGTCTTGCCGTGCGTACCGGCGATCGCGATGCCGTACTTCATCCGCATCAGCTCGGAGAGCATCTCCGCGCGCGGAATGACGGGTATCTTCCTGCGATGCGCCTCCACGACCTCTGGGTTGTCCGGCTTGACGGCCGAGGAGTACACGACGACGTGCCCGTCCGACGGTACATTCCCGGCGGCGTGTCCGGTCCGTACCTCTGCGCCGAGCCTTTCCAGCCGCTCCGTAGTGTCGGAGCGACGAAGGTCCGAGCCGCTTACCCGGTAACCGAGATTCAGGAGGAGTTCCGCGATGCCGCTCATCCCGATGCCGCCGATACCGACGAAATGTATGTGCAGTCCCTTTCTATACACGGACGGCCTCTCCTTTTCCGATCCGCCGGAGCGCCGAGCGGACGATCCGCTCCGCCGCGTCGGGACGTGAAAACCCCGCGGCGGCGTCCCCCGCCGCGCCGCGGCTTTTGGGATCGAAGGCCCACGAAAGAAGGACGTCGAGGACCTTTTCCTCCGTGGCGTCGTCTTGCGCCATCCATACGCCGGCGCCGGTTGCGCAGAACTCCTCGGCATTCCGCTCCTGGTGCCGGTCGGCCGCGTGGGGGTACGGAATCAGGATGCAGGGCCGGCCGAAGAGGGCGGCCTCCGCGATGGAGAGAGCTCCCGCCCGCATTACGACCGCATGGCACAGGGCGAACACTTCCCCGATACGTTCGGTGAAGGAGAATGTCTCGACCTGAAGGCCCTCCTCGCGAACCGTCGCCGCCACCGCCTCGTGCTCCCCGGGGCCGGTCTGGAGCACGAATTTCACCGCGTGCCCTTCCCGCTTCACGCGACGGGCCATTTCCACCGCCAGCCTGCTGATCGCGCGGGCCCCTTGAGAGCCGCCCATGGCGAATACTATGAAAGCCTCCCCGGCGGCCGCCGGCGTCCCCGCCTGCCGCGCTGCGGCCACTTCCCGCCGTACTGGGTTCCCGGTGACCTCGGTCCTGCCTGCAGGAAAATATGGTGCTGCCCCTTCAAAACCGAGATACACGCGCCTCGCCATCTTTCCCAACATGCGGTTCGCCCTGCCCGGCACGGCGTTCTGCTCCTGGAGGAAAAGCGGGATGCGGGCAGCCGCCGCCGCGACGGCCACCGGCACGGAGGCGTAGCCGCCGACACCGAAGACCAGGTCCGGCCGCCGCCGCCCGAGGACTGAGAACGCAGCCGCGATCCCTTTCGCCATCCGCGCCATTCCAACCACCCCTCCCGCTCCCTTGCCCAACACCTGTCCCGCGGGGACGAAATCGATCTCGTAACCGCGTCCCGGAATGGCCCGCGCTTCGAGGCCGGACTCGGTCCCGACGAAGGAAACGGAACCGCCGGGGACCAGGTCGAGAAACGCTTCAGCCAGCGCTATCCCCGGAAAAACGTGTCCGCCGGTTCCCCCGCCCGCGATGGTCAGAGTCAGCGACAAACGTTTCCGCCCCTTTCATCGAGATGTTTATCAGCACGCCCACCGCCGCCATGTGGATTATGAGAGAGCTACCGCCGTAACTTATGAAAGGCAGCACCATCCCCTTGGGAGGCAGCATTTTCAACCCGACCATTATGTTCATCAGCGCCTGGATTCCGATAACCGACGCAATACCCATCGCAAGATACCTTCCGAACAGGTCACGCGCCCTTCGCGCTATCCGGAATCCGACGAACGCCATCGTCAGGAAACATGCCCCGACCGAGACGACCCCGGCAAAGCCCAGTTCCTCCCCGATGACGCAAAAGATGTAATCGGTGTGCAACTCCGGCAGGTAGTAAAGCTTCTGCCTGCCCGAGCCGAAACCCATGCCGAGAAAGCCGCCGTTGGAGAATGCGATCAGCGATTGAAGCACAGCGTATCCCGCCGTCTGCGCCTGGGAAACGGGATCGATGAAAGCCTTGAGCCTTGCCATGCGGTAAGGCTTCGCCGCGATCAGCAGGGCCGCGCCGGCCGCACACAGGCCCAAGGCCGCCGCCATGTACTTCCAGGGAAAACCCGCGACAAAAAGAAGCGCAAGGATCACAGTGCCGATGACCACCGCCATGCCGAAATCGGGCTGCTTCAGAATCACGGCAAGAAAGGCGAAAGTCACGGCCAGCGCCGGCATGGATACCTTCACCCAATCCTTGGGATTTTCCCCTTTACGGTCGACGCAGAATGCGGCAAATGCTATGAGGACGAACTTCGCAAGCTCCGAGGGCTGGAAAGTGAAGAAGCGTAGGTTGATCCAGCGGGCGGCCCCGTTCGCCTTGTGCCCGATCCCCGGGATGAAAACCATGATGAGAAGGAAAAATGCCGCCCCCAGGAAAATCCGGATGTGCCTGCGGTAATAGTCGTAGTCGATCCGGATCAGCAGGACCGCCAGCGACGCGCCCACTGCAAGGAAGAGGACCTGCCTCTTGAAAAAGTAGGCGGCGTCGTAGCCGAGCTTCGGGTTGGCGCCTGCGCTGACGGACGTGGCGCTGTAGACCATCACCATGCCCAGCAACGACAGGACCACGGTGCAGAAAAAGAGGACCAGGTTCTCGTGCCGCTTGCCGAAGTTCATGCCGGAAGCTCCCTGACCGCCTTTCGGAAAGCCTCGCCGCGCTCCTCGAAGTTCCTGAACTGGTCGAAACTCGAACATGCAGGTGAAAGGATCGCTACGTCCCCCGGCCGCGCCAGCGTATCAGCCAGACGGACCGCCTCGTCCAGTGATTCCACGCATGAAAGGGGCGCCGCGCCCCCGAGTTCCTTCGACATTCTTCCTCGCGCCTGCCCGAAAAGGACCGCCGCCCGCGCCTTCCGCCGCAGCGGCTCGCGCAGCGGGAGGAAATCGATCCCCTTGTCCTTTCCGCCCGCGATCAGCACCACGGGTTCCGAAAACCCCTCGAGGCATTTGAGCACGGCTCCGACGTTCGTCCCCTTGGAATCGTTGAACCAGGAGACGCCGCGCACCTGCCGGACGAACTCCACGCGGTGCGGCAGGCCCGGAAAAGACGCAAGGACTTCCCTGACGGCGTTCGGCGAAACACCCATGCGGCGCGCCGCCGCGATCGCCGCCATGGCGTTCTCCACGTTCTGCGCTCCGCGGATCTTGAGAAGCGCGCGGGGGTACCTTTCCTCCTTCCCGCCGCCGCGGTACACCATCTCGTCGCCTTCGAGGCACACGCCTTCGGACAGGCGCTTCGTCAGGGAGAAGGGAACCTTTTCCGCACGTATATTTGCAACACGCCGGGAAACTTCAGGATCGTCGGCGTTGAAGACAGCCGCATCCGAGGGGCCCTGGTTCCGGAAGACGGCCATCTTCACGTCCGCGTAGGCGTCGAAGTCCCGGTACCGGTCGCTGTGATCCTCGGTGAGGTTCAGCAGGACCGCGACCTTCGGCCGGAATGTGTCTATCGTCTCGAGCTGGAAGCTCGACGCCTCCACCACACCCCAGTCGTACGGCGCACCGGCCGCGGCGGAAAACGGCGTCCCCAGGTTCCCGCCGACGAACACGCCGGGAAACCCGCGCGACGCCATCTCCCCCACCAGCGTCGTCACGGTGGACTTTCCGTTTGTCCCGGTGACGGCCGTCACGCTCCCGCGGAAATACCTGTAAGCCAGCTCCAGCTCACCCCATACCGGCGCGTTTTTCCGGCGCAGCGATTCCCCGGGGAGCTTCTCCCGGGGAACGCCCGGAGAGAGCACCACGAGATCCGCCCGGGCCGCTTCCCCTTCGCCCATCCGCCCGCGATCGAAGGCGATGCTCGCGGGTATTACCGTTCCAAGCGACCTCTCCACGTCCGGCTTCGGACGTTCGTCCAGAAGCGTCACGACAGCTCCTTCCCGCAGCAGTAGAAAGGCGGCGGCCATCCCGGACGAACCGGCCCCGACAACGAAGACGTTCTTGCCCGCGAGAGTTTCCATCTCATCGGATCTTCAGCGTGCTGATAGCCAGCAGCGCAAGGATGATCGAAATTATCCAGAACCGCACGATGATCTTCGGCTCCG encodes:
- a CDS encoding integron integrase, with protein sequence MRIVPDKKNGDSRVIVTANNLSSSLPPLLDRVRAEIRRRHYSRRTEEAYLGWIARYMKHHCLVDPLEAGGSEVEKFLSHLATRKDVAAATQNQALSALLFLYGPVLGKKLEYLDEMARAKKPKRLPVVMRRDEVRKVLSRLVGPKWVAAMLMYGAGLRLLECLQLRVKDIDFGYRQITIRAGKGNRDRVTILPAAVETRLQLHLEDVKLRHERDLKSGGGYVKLPEALSRKYPDANRQWGWQWVFPAQRQYQDPETGFLYRHHLYETVLQRAVKEAVERAGIEKHVSCHTFRHSFATHLLEDGYDIRTIQELLGHRDVNTTMVYTHVLNKGGKAVRSPADWME
- a CDS encoding radical SAM protein; translated protein: MTWEIRKLHDAVLSREVGGKRKEHGGRLSVALIFPNRYAAGMSNLGFLSIHARINERPDALCERAFLPSAAEEKILSRRMLPLSTLESGAPLKEFDIVAFSLSFENDLPNVSAILAAGGIAPFRRDREGSGYPRPLVLAGGFAASLNPEPAGVFADAVVIGDGERAVEAILDIGSHHPGDKAYLKELAAIPGIFVPAGYVPEYEKSYDSAGDPRLRMLGGKEADAYAAGRLRSLKPIPGFPEKVIREKIDLSGYPPVPVILSEDAELGRMALVETSRGCPRMCSFCAAAHACPEFREMPLPFIQAAVEAVWLHRNRIGMIGAAVLDWRHFKEFSHDILARGGAVSPASIRADLVDEEIAEILKTSGHRTVALAPECGDERLRARIGKRVKDAVFIDAARTLIRAGIVSFKLYFLSGVPGASEEEETYGTIEFLRAFRNAALEESKAVGKMGTISAVLSPFVPKPFTPLQWAPMTTERELKSRKVKIASGIRSIPNLRIEPEAPSSAILQGFLGLSDRRVEQALRHAKKGRLKLSPDRLAVPLNDIVHRERGAIEYFPWDIVEGGVPKKILRARYESILGG
- the ftsZ gene encoding cell division protein FtsZ; the encoded protein is MFTLIEENRVHAVIKVFGVGGGGGNAINTMIEEGLNGVEFIAANTDAQALSRNLAPLKIQLGARLTKGRGAGANPEIGRQAALEDRDLLRESLNGADMVFITAGLGGGTGTGAGPVVAEVAKEAGALTVGVVTRPFAFEGSTRRRQAEIGVKDLRSIVDTIIVIPNEKLLLIAGKDMRFTEAFRRVDEVLFHAVRGISELVTKPGYINLDFADVKTIMSGMGVALMGMGCASGHNRAVAAAEKAISSPLLEDVSIRGARGVLINITAGPSLSMSEVHEAASLIQQEADEEANIIFGTVIDETIEDELKVTVIATGFEPGVAESIWKGPRRMIKLVGKEDLEKPTFMRAAPQKPPERVERVERLEDLPVIDKESEVEALDEFEIPTFLRRRGE
- the ftsA gene encoding cell division protein FtsA, giving the protein MDTGSTPVIVGLDIGSSKVATVVAKKGPEGLEILGAGENPTEGMRKGAVVNVDATVSSIRNSVGEAEKMTGISIGSAFVGVSGPLIKSFNSHAAISVRNEREVTEEDVARVLALAKAVELPNDREILHVLTQEFSVDDIGGIKDPRGVAGIRLDARVHVVTDDVPSTRNLVKCVEKADLSVDEIALGPLVSANAVLTPEEREVGVVLLDFGAGTVEMAIFHGEALRHTFVLPLGGSNVTSDVAIGLKIPWADAEALKIASGSAMIQKVRRDELVELPGVGGRQPRPIRRQYLSEIIEPRAEEIFALLRKEILRSGYEETLGAGIVLTGGGCLLDGLVELGERVFQLPVRRGGPIGIGGLVEVVSSPGYATAVGLALYGANMADMIAAQGEEPGAGGWLDWLKRILTKHI
- a CDS encoding FtsQ-type POTRA domain-containing protein encodes the protein MIEYKAYHKKSLGKRGKKKHAARKKGKEKNPRETRFTFRQVLPVAAALLAVVLVTAAGAAVYSWLGHSRLFAVREIDLNRCDYVTREEVSGMLSGVPQGNIWALSSQDIGRRLQTHPWVRSVAVRKAFPDRLVVRIEERHPVAMINLDALYYVDEQGKIFKRLSSYDRKNFPILTGFSQGDLKANDAVTQRNLKRTLELLRATESGALRQNVSEIHFDAQDGYTLVTRDSGLQLKIGTMEVREAMQRIEEAMPKLANLGQANGIVDLKTAGRIFVRPGE
- a CDS encoding D-alanine--D-alanine ligase, with product MPEKGRYKGRTVGVFLGGESSEREVSLRTGAAAASALRRQGYAVKEIDIGGDWLAAVRTAGVDVAFIALHGRFGEDGCIQGAFELAGIPYTGSGVLASALSMSKVLAKRVAASAGVPVAQDVVYEGEMLDGPPPPGMGYPFVVKPDREGSTVGVSIVRLKEEWGPAIADARKFDSRILVEAYIPGREITVGILNGKVLPAIEIVPKSGSGFYDYKSKYTVGQTDYVIPVPMDRDILARAAEYTRKAAAALTLRGAARLDYRVDPANNLFFLEANTIPGMTETSLLPKAAKFDGLSFDELVLEILDDAGLSK